A part of Micromonospora chersina genomic DNA contains:
- a CDS encoding TerC family protein: protein MNVSGVVWAGTLVAMTAVLLVDLFIIGRRPHEPSVRESSLWVGFYVALALLFGAGLWLTSGPSVAGQFYTGWLTEYSLSVDNLFVFVIIMARFGVPRQYQQKVLLIGILLALVMRGGFIAAGAALISQFSWVFYIFGAFLIYTAVNLARQGEPDEDEFSENLLIRWSRKALPLSRTFDGARMTTHENGRRLFTPMLIVMIAIGTTDLIFALDSIPAIFGITQEPYLVFTANVFALMGLRQLYFLLGGLLDRLIYLSYGLAVVLGFIGVKLVLEALADNNLPFINDGQHVAWAPHIPIWLSLTVILGTLAAATAASLVKSSRDRRRELAEARR from the coding sequence TTGAACGTGTCCGGAGTGGTGTGGGCGGGGACCCTGGTCGCGATGACCGCGGTCCTGTTGGTCGACCTGTTCATCATCGGTCGCCGCCCGCACGAGCCCAGCGTCCGCGAGTCGAGCCTGTGGGTCGGCTTCTACGTGGCACTTGCCCTGCTCTTCGGGGCGGGGCTGTGGCTCACCTCAGGCCCCAGCGTCGCGGGCCAGTTCTACACCGGGTGGCTCACCGAGTACAGCCTCTCGGTGGACAACCTCTTCGTCTTTGTGATCATCATGGCCCGCTTCGGGGTGCCCCGGCAGTACCAGCAGAAGGTGCTGCTCATCGGCATCCTGCTGGCGCTGGTCATGCGGGGCGGCTTCATCGCCGCCGGCGCCGCGCTGATCTCCCAGTTCTCCTGGGTGTTCTACATCTTCGGCGCGTTCCTGATCTACACGGCGGTCAACCTGGCCCGTCAGGGGGAGCCGGACGAGGACGAGTTCAGCGAGAACCTGCTGATCCGGTGGAGCCGCAAGGCGTTGCCGCTGTCCCGCACCTTCGACGGGGCGCGGATGACCACCCACGAGAACGGCCGGCGGTTGTTCACCCCGATGCTGATCGTGATGATCGCAATCGGCACCACCGACCTGATCTTCGCCCTCGACTCGATCCCGGCGATCTTCGGCATCACCCAGGAGCCGTACCTGGTCTTCACGGCGAACGTGTTCGCCCTGATGGGGCTGCGGCAGCTCTACTTCCTGCTGGGCGGCCTGCTGGACCGGCTGATCTACCTCAGCTACGGCCTGGCCGTGGTGCTCGGCTTCATCGGGGTCAAGCTGGTCCTGGAGGCCCTCGCCGACAACAACCTGCCGTTCATCAACGACGGCCAGCACGTGGCCTGGGCCCCGCACATCCCGATCTGGCTGTCGCTCACGGTGATCCTCGGCACCCTCGCCGCGGCCACCGCGGCCAGCCTGGTCAAGTCGTCCCGCGACCGGCGCCGCGAGCTGGCGGAGGCCCGCCGCTGA
- a CDS encoding C40 family peptidase, with protein MELQTGREAVVRVPVATLWSAPDAVRPVDRPALSDTPDTAAWIAGMDREQQVGDCVLTQLLLGERVLVTELRADGWAHVVALAQPAAKLDVRGYPGWLPTAQLTAPAEPGPSATPLVVDAGHTTLHAAPDGPPALPGVVLGTLLAAAGRPVDGWRPVLVPGRADPLWAPEGDLVPLPGERPEAKEVLAVAERLRDLVYVWGGLSTYGIDCSGLVHLAWRRYGVTLPRDADDQAEATTPLALDQERPGDLYFFARPGRRIHHVGIVSTEPHGGTRRMLHACYVQRRVVEEQLPPEREDTLVGAHRI; from the coding sequence GTGGAGCTGCAAACCGGCCGCGAGGCCGTCGTCCGGGTCCCGGTGGCGACCCTCTGGAGCGCGCCCGACGCGGTCCGTCCGGTCGACCGCCCCGCGCTGTCCGACACGCCCGACACCGCCGCCTGGATCGCCGGCATGGACCGCGAGCAGCAGGTCGGCGACTGCGTCCTGACCCAACTGCTGCTCGGCGAGCGGGTGCTGGTCACCGAGCTGCGCGCGGACGGCTGGGCGCACGTGGTCGCCCTGGCGCAGCCCGCGGCCAAGCTCGACGTGCGCGGCTATCCCGGCTGGCTGCCCACCGCCCAGCTCACCGCCCCGGCGGAGCCCGGCCCGTCGGCCACCCCGCTCGTGGTGGACGCCGGCCACACCACGCTGCACGCCGCCCCCGACGGCCCGCCGGCCCTGCCCGGCGTGGTCCTCGGCACCCTCCTCGCCGCGGCCGGGCGACCGGTGGACGGCTGGCGGCCGGTCCTCGTGCCCGGCCGGGCCGATCCGCTCTGGGCGCCCGAGGGCGACCTGGTCCCGCTGCCGGGCGAGCGGCCGGAGGCCAAGGAGGTGCTGGCCGTCGCCGAGCGGCTGCGCGACCTCGTCTACGTCTGGGGCGGGCTGTCCACCTACGGCATCGACTGCTCGGGCCTGGTGCACCTGGCCTGGCGCCGGTACGGCGTCACGCTGCCCCGGGACGCCGACGACCAGGCCGAGGCCACCACCCCCCTGGCACTCGACCAGGAACGCCCCGGTGACCTCTACTTCTTCGCCCGGCCCGGCCGGCGGATCCACCACGTCGGCATCGTCAGCACCGAGCCGCACGGCGGGACACGGCGGATGCTGCACGCCTGCTACGTGCAGCGCCGCGTCGTGGAGGAGCAGCTCCCCCCGGAGCGCGAGGACACCCTGGTCGGCGCGCACCGGATCTGA
- a CDS encoding mandelate racemase/muconate lactonizing enzyme family protein encodes MTIAAVRTHRLSAPLHTPFVTALRRTTTVDTLVVEVVDTDGRSGFGEAPQVWQVTGASIAGAEACVQQLLGPLLTGRDADDLQARCAEVRRAVVGNESARAAVDVALHDLAARRLGVPLVRLLGGTTLRVPTDVTLAAGDAVDLAAAATRRRAEGFTVLKLKVGTDARGDLDRVRAVRAAVGPDVRIRLDANQGWTPREAVRVIRGIEDAGLDVELVEQPVHRRDLDGLAWVSDRVELPILADESVFDLRDLVEVIRRRAADMVNVKLAKCGGLHTARSLLDLAAAHGMGTIVGSMMESQVGLGAAASLVAAYGTTAVSDLDAAWWLAWSPVAGGIRYDGATVVLPDAPGLGIANVSEVKIQSRG; translated from the coding sequence ATGACGATCGCCGCGGTACGCACCCACCGGCTCTCGGCCCCCTTACACACCCCCTTCGTCACCGCGCTGCGCCGCACCACCACCGTGGACACCCTGGTCGTGGAGGTGGTGGACACCGACGGCCGGTCGGGCTTCGGCGAGGCCCCGCAGGTCTGGCAGGTGACGGGCGCGTCGATCGCCGGCGCCGAGGCGTGCGTCCAGCAGTTGCTCGGGCCGCTGCTGACCGGGCGGGACGCCGACGACCTCCAGGCCCGCTGCGCCGAGGTGCGCCGCGCGGTGGTGGGCAACGAGTCGGCCCGGGCGGCCGTCGACGTGGCCCTGCACGACCTGGCCGCGCGGCGGCTCGGCGTACCCCTGGTGCGGTTGCTCGGCGGCACCACGCTGCGCGTCCCGACGGACGTCACCCTGGCCGCCGGCGATGCCGTGGACCTCGCGGCGGCGGCCACCCGGCGCCGGGCCGAGGGCTTCACCGTGCTGAAGCTCAAGGTCGGCACCGACGCGCGGGGGGACCTGGACCGGGTCCGCGCGGTCCGCGCCGCGGTGGGGCCCGACGTGCGGATCCGGCTGGACGCCAACCAGGGCTGGACGCCGCGCGAGGCGGTGCGGGTGATCCGCGGCATCGAGGACGCCGGGCTCGACGTCGAGCTGGTCGAGCAGCCGGTGCACCGCCGGGACCTGGACGGGCTGGCCTGGGTCAGCGACCGGGTGGAGCTGCCGATCCTCGCCGACGAGTCGGTCTTCGACCTGCGCGACCTGGTCGAGGTGATCCGCCGTCGGGCGGCCGACATGGTGAACGTGAAGCTGGCCAAGTGCGGCGGCCTGCACACCGCCCGGTCGCTGCTCGACCTGGCGGCCGCCCATGGCATGGGCACCATCGTCGGCTCGATGATGGAGAGCCAGGTCGGCCTGGGCGCGGCCGCGAGCCTGGTCGCCGCCTACGGCACCACGGCCGTGTCGGACCTCGACGCCGCCTGGTGGCTGGCCTGGTCGCCGGTCGCCGGGGGCATCCGGTACGACGGCGCGACAGTCGTGCTGCCGGACGCTCCGGGGCTCGGCATCGCGAACGTGAGTGAAGTAAAGATTCAGTCGCGCGGTTGA
- a CDS encoding tyrosine-protein phosphatase, with protein sequence MTGRDWELVGAPNARDLGGLPTIDGRRVRAGRLLRTAALGRLADEDLPVLGKLAPACVVDLRHGTEQAVAPPDRLVGEPRVVHLPVYDAAHPVFTYVSAVLLGHDLDAYEELAREGMPGAMAAIYRWFVTGESAREGFGAAVRLAADAANLPLLFHCSAGKDRTGWLSVVLLTALGVEEPAIRADYLRHNELTESLREVLLAAMTRRRPDLDPAVARPLLEVRPEYLDAAYEEVRRVHGSFDAYLRDGLGVTDGTLAALRANLLE encoded by the coding sequence ATGACCGGGCGGGACTGGGAGCTGGTGGGCGCGCCGAACGCCCGTGACCTGGGCGGGTTGCCCACCATCGACGGGCGGCGGGTACGCGCCGGCCGCCTCCTCCGCACCGCCGCGCTCGGGCGGCTCGCCGACGAGGACCTGCCGGTGCTGGGCAAGCTGGCCCCGGCCTGCGTGGTGGACCTGCGGCACGGCACCGAGCAGGCGGTGGCCCCGCCGGACCGCCTGGTCGGCGAGCCGCGGGTGGTGCACCTGCCGGTCTACGACGCGGCCCATCCGGTGTTCACCTACGTCTCGGCGGTGCTGCTCGGCCACGACCTGGACGCGTACGAGGAGTTGGCCCGGGAGGGCATGCCCGGGGCGATGGCGGCGATCTACCGCTGGTTCGTCACCGGCGAGTCGGCGCGGGAGGGGTTCGGGGCGGCGGTCCGCCTGGCCGCCGACGCGGCGAACCTGCCGCTGCTGTTCCACTGCTCGGCCGGCAAGGACCGCACCGGCTGGCTGTCGGTGGTGCTGCTCACCGCGCTCGGTGTGGAGGAGCCGGCGATCCGGGCCGACTACCTGCGGCACAACGAGCTGACCGAGAGCCTTCGCGAGGTGCTGCTGGCCGCCATGACCCGGCGCCGGCCGGACCTGGACCCGGCCGTGGCCCGGCCGCTGCTGGAGGTGCGGCCGGAGTACCTGGACGCCGCCTACGAGGAGGTGCGCCGGGTGCACGGCTCGTTCGACGCGTACCTGCGCGACGGCCTGGGGGTGACCGACGGGACCCTCGCGGCGTTGCGGGCGAACCTGCTGGAGTGA
- a CDS encoding serine hydrolase has protein sequence MTWEDLDAHLDKVPGTVSAYVGRLDAPPTWTREADATHYAASTMKMAVLVALHRAAEAGRLDLDGTVPVRNAFDSALPGAPRFANAQHYDNDDEVWARVGGTAPLRWLAERMIVRSSNLATNICISQVGLPAVAEAWTLAGARHSVTGRGIEDFAARDAGIDNLVTAADLAALLGGLALGATRPGPLASPAGCTAMLDVLFAQEHREDLAAGLPEGTRIAHKNGWVRGVRHGAGVVFPTDAPPYAIVVCTTTDLADGGPSGEEVEDDACRLIAHISAQVWAARHDLAG, from the coding sequence ATGACGTGGGAGGATCTCGACGCGCACCTGGACAAGGTTCCCGGCACCGTCTCGGCGTACGTGGGACGGCTCGACGCCCCGCCCACCTGGACCCGGGAGGCCGACGCCACCCACTACGCGGCCAGCACCATGAAGATGGCGGTGCTGGTGGCGCTGCACCGCGCCGCCGAGGCCGGCCGGCTCGACCTGGACGGCACCGTCCCGGTGCGCAACGCGTTCGACTCCGCCCTGCCCGGCGCGCCCCGCTTCGCCAACGCCCAGCACTACGACAACGACGACGAGGTCTGGGCGCGGGTGGGCGGCACGGCGCCACTGCGCTGGCTCGCCGAACGGATGATCGTCCGCTCCAGCAACCTGGCCACCAACATCTGCATCAGCCAGGTCGGGCTGCCCGCCGTGGCCGAGGCCTGGACGCTCGCGGGCGCCCGGCACAGCGTGACCGGCCGGGGCATCGAGGACTTCGCGGCCCGGGACGCCGGCATCGACAACCTGGTCACCGCCGCCGACCTGGCCGCCCTGCTCGGCGGGCTGGCGCTCGGCGCGACCCGGCCCGGCCCGCTCGCCTCGCCGGCCGGCTGCACGGCCATGCTGGACGTGCTGTTCGCCCAGGAGCACCGCGAGGACCTCGCCGCCGGGCTGCCCGAGGGCACCCGGATCGCGCACAAGAACGGCTGGGTACGCGGCGTCCGGCACGGGGCCGGGGTCGTCTTCCCCACCGACGCGCCGCCGTACGCGATTGTCGTCTGCACCACCACCGACCTGGCCGACGGCGGCCCGAGCGGCGAGGAGGTCGAGGACGACGCCTGCCGCCTGATCGCGCACATCTCCGCGCAGGTGTGGGCCGCCCGGCACGACCTGGCCGGCTGA
- a CDS encoding class I SAM-dependent methyltransferase: MTTAAYDAIADWYDEYVTTTATDYSERVRSVLAELLGPGSGRCLDLCCGTGAHAAELRRLGWRPVGVDLSAGQLRHAGARLPVARADATALPLPAGAVPAVACVLAHTDMPDYPAAIAEAARVLAPGGRLVHVGVHPCFVGAFADRSEPGRAVIDGGYAERERSFRSWNTVGVRARVGAWHLPLADLLNAVTAAGLTLTAVRESGSGPLPDILAFQATKP; this comes from the coding sequence ATGACGACCGCCGCGTACGACGCCATCGCCGACTGGTACGACGAGTACGTCACGACCACGGCCACCGACTACAGCGAGCGGGTCCGGTCGGTGCTGGCCGAGCTGCTCGGCCCGGGTTCCGGGCGCTGCCTCGACCTGTGCTGCGGCACCGGGGCGCACGCCGCCGAGCTGCGCCGGCTGGGTTGGCGGCCGGTCGGGGTGGACCTGTCGGCGGGGCAGTTGCGCCATGCCGGGGCGCGGCTGCCTGTGGCGCGGGCCGACGCCACGGCGCTGCCGCTGCCGGCCGGCGCCGTCCCGGCCGTGGCCTGCGTACTGGCGCACACCGACATGCCGGACTACCCGGCGGCGATCGCCGAGGCGGCCCGGGTGCTGGCGCCGGGCGGGCGGCTGGTCCACGTCGGCGTGCACCCCTGCTTCGTCGGGGCGTTCGCCGACCGGTCCGAGCCGGGCCGGGCCGTGATCGACGGCGGGTACGCCGAGCGCGAGCGCAGCTTCCGGTCCTGGAACACCGTCGGCGTGCGGGCCCGGGTCGGCGCCTGGCACCTGCCGCTGGCCGACCTGCTCAACGCGGTCACCGCCGCCGGCCTGACGCTGACCGCCGTCCGCGAGTCCGGCTCCGGCCCGCTCCCCGACATCCTGGCCTTCCAGGCCACCAAACCCTGA
- the typA gene encoding translational GTPase TypA yields the protein MQLRTDLRNVAIIAHVDHGKTTLVDAMLRQAGAYGARGEDTERVMDSMDLEREKGITILAKNTGVRYLPADGSEPVTINIIDTPGHADFGGEVERGLTMVDGVVLLVDASEGPLPQTRFVLRKALRARLPIILVINKVDRPDARIKEVVDDTYELFLDLDADEEQIDFPIVYACARDGIASLTQPADGSVPDDSHNLEPLFRTLLDTIPAPAYEEDAPLQAHVTNLDASPFLGRLALCRVRQGTISKGQTVTWCRTDGSSQRVRISELLMTEGLERKPADSAGPGDIIAVAGIPEIMIGETLADAENPVPLPLITVDEPAISMTIGTNTSPLVGRVKGAKVTARMVKDRLDKELIGNVSLRVLPTERPDAWEVQGRGELALAILVEQMRRESYELTVGKPQVVTKEIDGKTCEPVERLTIDAPEEYLGAITQLLATRKGRMEQLVNHGTGWIRMEWLVPARGLIGFRTEFLTETRGTGILHHVFESYEPWFGELRTRNNGSLVADRSGSVTAFAMTNLQERGQLFVEPGTEVYEGMIVGENSRSDDMDVNITKEKKLTNMRSSTADETEKLIPPRKLSLEQALEFCREDECVEVTPAAVRIRKVVLDQTQRGRMAARRKHAG from the coding sequence ATGCAGCTACGCACCGACCTCCGCAACGTCGCCATCATCGCCCACGTCGACCACGGCAAGACGACCCTGGTCGACGCCATGTTGCGGCAGGCCGGCGCCTACGGCGCCCGTGGTGAGGACACCGAGCGGGTCATGGACTCGATGGACCTCGAGCGGGAAAAGGGCATCACCATCCTCGCCAAGAACACCGGCGTGCGCTACCTGCCGGCGGACGGCTCCGAGCCGGTGACGATCAACATCATCGACACCCCGGGCCACGCCGACTTCGGCGGCGAGGTCGAGCGCGGCCTCACCATGGTCGACGGTGTGGTGCTGCTTGTCGACGCCAGCGAGGGCCCGCTGCCGCAGACCCGGTTCGTGCTCCGCAAGGCGCTGCGCGCCCGGCTGCCGATCATCCTGGTGATCAACAAGGTGGACCGCCCCGACGCCCGGATCAAGGAGGTCGTGGACGACACCTACGAGCTCTTCCTCGACCTGGACGCCGACGAGGAGCAGATCGACTTCCCGATCGTCTACGCCTGCGCCCGCGACGGCATCGCCTCGCTGACCCAGCCGGCCGACGGCTCGGTCCCCGACGACAGCCACAACCTGGAGCCGCTGTTCCGCACCCTGCTGGACACCATCCCGGCTCCCGCGTACGAGGAGGACGCGCCGCTCCAGGCGCACGTCACCAACCTCGACGCCTCGCCGTTCCTCGGCCGCCTCGCGCTGTGCCGGGTCCGCCAGGGCACCATCAGCAAGGGCCAGACGGTCACCTGGTGCCGCACCGACGGCAGCAGCCAGCGGGTCCGCATCTCCGAGCTGCTGATGACCGAGGGCCTGGAGCGCAAGCCGGCGGACAGCGCCGGCCCGGGCGACATCATCGCCGTGGCCGGCATCCCGGAGATCATGATCGGCGAGACCCTCGCCGACGCCGAGAACCCGGTGCCGCTGCCGCTCATCACCGTCGACGAGCCGGCCATCTCGATGACCATCGGCACCAACACCTCGCCGCTGGTCGGCCGGGTCAAGGGCGCCAAGGTCACCGCCCGCATGGTCAAGGACCGGCTCGACAAGGAGCTCATCGGCAACGTCTCGCTGCGGGTGCTGCCCACCGAGCGGCCGGACGCCTGGGAGGTGCAGGGCCGCGGTGAGCTGGCCCTGGCGATCCTCGTCGAGCAGATGCGCCGCGAGTCCTACGAGCTGACCGTCGGCAAGCCGCAGGTGGTCACCAAGGAGATCGACGGCAAGACCTGCGAGCCGGTCGAGCGGCTGACCATCGACGCCCCGGAGGAGTACCTGGGCGCGATCACGCAGCTCCTCGCCACCCGCAAGGGCCGGATGGAGCAGCTGGTCAACCACGGCACCGGCTGGATCCGGATGGAGTGGCTGGTCCCGGCGCGCGGCCTCATCGGCTTCCGCACCGAGTTCCTCACCGAGACCCGCGGCACCGGCATCCTGCACCACGTCTTCGAGTCCTACGAGCCGTGGTTCGGCGAGCTGCGCACCCGCAACAACGGCTCGCTGGTCGCCGACCGCTCCGGCTCGGTCACCGCGTTCGCCATGACCAACCTCCAGGAGCGCGGCCAGCTCTTCGTCGAGCCGGGCACCGAGGTGTACGAGGGCATGATCGTCGGCGAGAACTCCCGCTCCGACGACATGGACGTCAACATCACCAAGGAGAAGAAGCTCACCAACATGCGGTCGTCGACCGCGGACGAGACCGAGAAGCTGATCCCGCCGCGCAAGCTGTCGCTGGAGCAGGCCCTCGAGTTCTGCCGCGAGGACGAGTGCGTCGAGGTGACCCCGGCCGCGGTGCGGATCCGCAAGGTGGTGCTGGACCAGACCCAGCGCGGCCGGATGGCCGCCCGCCGCAAGCACGCCGGCTGA
- a CDS encoding DedA family protein — translation MPDLLNWLQGLPPLLIYLVAATIVAGETAVIFGLLVPGEATLLLVGFLAYAGTLRIIPALLAMTAAAVIGDTLAYRAGRRYGPKLRASGLGARIGPHRWRRADSLLDRLGGRGVLAARWVAFARTLAPRLAGAGGLPYRRFAPWNAAGVASWVGASVLAGYAAGESYERVSRLLGRATGAVLVLLVCLVGVVLAGRWLGRNPDPVRALAARAAALPPLRWLRARYGVLFFLVAMRFGPAGTLLINLAAGLLLLFAAGLAVAALLEAVVRHSGLGVLDGLVADWFAARRTPGVVDPALAAVSVLRGWVLIAAVALVAAVVAWRNRPWRADLLSVLGTVGAFVPLVVLVAVAGLTGPGGPDGAPDLLPTQNAVVTASFGTLAWLLSRGARWPVAVAVWTGALAGVVTVTGARLYLGWSTASGTATSVLLGAAWVTVFVVAWATRDHAVGGDDRPGPDAPATGDGPPRPRASRAASRVPRGPVGPC, via the coding sequence ATGCCTGACCTGCTGAACTGGCTGCAGGGGCTGCCGCCCCTGCTGATCTACCTGGTCGCCGCGACGATCGTCGCGGGCGAGACCGCGGTGATCTTCGGACTGCTGGTGCCGGGCGAGGCGACCCTGTTGCTGGTCGGCTTCTTAGCCTACGCGGGGACGCTGCGGATTATTCCGGCGCTGCTGGCCATGACGGCGGCCGCCGTGATCGGAGACACACTCGCCTACCGCGCCGGCCGGCGGTACGGGCCGAAACTGCGTGCCTCCGGCCTCGGTGCCCGGATCGGGCCGCACCGGTGGCGGCGCGCCGACTCGCTGCTCGACCGGCTCGGCGGCCGGGGCGTGCTGGCCGCCCGCTGGGTGGCCTTCGCCCGCACCCTGGCGCCCCGCCTGGCCGGGGCGGGCGGGCTGCCCTACCGGCGGTTCGCCCCGTGGAACGCGGCCGGGGTGGCGAGCTGGGTGGGTGCCTCGGTGCTGGCCGGCTACGCCGCAGGCGAGTCGTACGAGCGGGTGTCCCGGCTCCTGGGCCGGGCCACCGGCGCCGTGCTCGTGCTGCTGGTCTGCCTGGTCGGGGTGGTGCTGGCCGGCCGCTGGCTGGGCCGCAACCCCGACCCGGTGCGGGCGCTGGCCGCCCGGGCCGCCGCCCTGCCCCCGCTGCGCTGGCTGCGCGCCCGCTACGGGGTCCTGTTCTTCCTGGTCGCCATGCGGTTCGGGCCGGCCGGCACGCTGCTGATCAACCTCGCCGCCGGCCTGCTGCTGCTCTTCGCCGCCGGGCTGGCCGTCGCGGCGCTGCTGGAGGCGGTCGTCCGCCACAGCGGGCTCGGCGTGCTCGACGGGCTGGTCGCGGACTGGTTCGCCGCCCGGCGTACCCCCGGGGTGGTCGACCCGGCGCTGGCCGCGGTGTCGGTGCTGCGCGGCTGGGTGCTCATCGCCGCGGTGGCCCTGGTGGCGGCGGTGGTGGCCTGGCGGAACCGGCCCTGGCGGGCCGACCTGCTCAGCGTGCTCGGCACGGTGGGGGCGTTCGTGCCGCTCGTGGTGCTGGTGGCGGTCGCCGGCCTGACCGGGCCCGGCGGCCCGGACGGCGCCCCGGACCTGCTGCCCACCCAGAACGCCGTGGTCACGGCGAGCTTCGGCACCCTCGCGTGGCTGCTGTCGCGGGGCGCCCGGTGGCCGGTGGCGGTGGCGGTCTGGACGGGCGCGCTGGCCGGCGTGGTCACCGTCACCGGCGCGCGGCTCTACCTGGGCTGGAGCACCGCCAGCGGCACCGCCACGTCGGTGCTGCTCGGCGCGGCCTGGGTCACCGTGTTCGTGGTCGCCTGGGCCACCCGGGACCACGCGGTCGGCGGGGACGACCGGCCGGG